CTGATTCTGGATTTGTATTTTAACATTTAGTAGTATTCAACTAGGCTTTCCCTCTGTAGAAAACTTCTTCCAAATTTCATACCAAATTTATTCCTCTATCTACATTTAAAGTTGTGTGATCTATTTTTCACATACACTGTTTGCCCACAAGGACAGATCCAAAATGGGGCCACGTTTGTTAACATCGACAAAACCTTAAATCCAAGGGATGGAAGCCCGGCATTGCTAATCCAAGGTCTTTTCCACCTTCAACTTGTTTTATgtgaaaatctaatttttatgttattttggaATCTCTCTCATCAAATTGTTTAAAAAGTAAATGCACCTGATTCATGTCTTCCTTAAATCTGACTCGTTGCAACTAGATGATGGTGGTGGAATGGATCCTGAAGCACTGAGGCGGTGTATGAGTTTTGGATTTTCagataaaaaagagaaatcagcCATCGGACAATGTACACCTTCTGTGCTCACATTGTGAAGTACTAAGTTTAGTTTGGCGCTCTTATTAACGCATCTCATCTTTCAGATGGAAATGGCTTTAAAACTAGCACCATGAGACTTGGTGCAGACGTCATTGTCTTCAGCAGCCACATGGAGAACAGGTTGGCTTCCATAAAATTGTTGTTTGGAAATTTAGGCTTGATCTCTAATTTTAGCAGATATTGTAAAATGTTGGTGGCTTCAGTAAAAGTTGTACTTCTTTAATTAGGTTTCATGCGAGATGGAGTAAGTGTAGAATAATAGAAGGATCATGGGATAATTCGATTGGATCTTCTCTTTTACAGTTTACGCTCCTGGTTTTATTTTTAATGCCAAAAGCTAGTCATGATTGCATGTGTACAAGTAGATGTTTGATGAATTTTGTGATTATTCGAAAGATAGATCCCTCCTTCCCTATGAAGTTCAGTTAGATCATGTTCAGGAAGTTTTCTAAGAATAAAGTTCCACTTAAAAAAGTTGATGCCTTCCTAAAGATTCTGTCTAATCACCAGCAACATATATAATCATTTCAGAGGATGCTATTACACTTTTGAACTATTCGCTAACTAATTTGTCTCGTTGTCAGGGTGTTGACTCGGAGCATTGGCCTTTTGTCATATACATTCCTTATGCAAACAGGACACGACAGGATTGTGGTGCCAATGGTAATTTTGGATGCTTCAATCTATTCCattgttgctttttttctttttttgggtcgccATTCCATTGTTGCTTTACATACacttttttataaaaaacaaCTGTTGCGAAAGCAATGTGTTTTTAATGTTGATATCTCTGGGATTAATGCTTATTACACGTAGGCTTTCTAACTGGTTAAATGTGATGTACACAATTGTCGGTTTTGTTTGAGCAGTTTTTACCATGAACATGCGCGTTTTGTCGGCAAACTTGTTGTTTTAGGATTTTACCTTGGTGACAGTGGTCTGATAATGTAACTTTTGCCATTACGTAAAGCAATCTTCTAAGCCTATATATAGGCATGGACAGGTATCACTGTATTTGattaaagggaaaatttcaaataagagcccaaagtgtcttcattttctcaaataagggctcaaaatggatattatttcaaaaaagggcccaaaatgccctctttgtttcaaagaagggcctggcCGGAAGGCAGTTTCATCCTTTactattttttgcaattttttccttttttttttttctgttttcctttcctttctttttttctttttcctctcccctcccctctcctcccctcccccagCCATCGCCCACCTCGGGTGATGGCCGCCCTTGCTGGTGTTTGGCGGGCGACCTTCGCCTGAGTTTAAGATGACATGCAGTCGGCTAGCACGGTGACGACTCACGGATGCACACGGCGGTGCTATCTCGCAACTGTGCTTGCAGGACTTCACTGCCGGGGTTGGTTGTGCTTACGGTGAAGCACTTAGTGAAAACTCTAGCAATGCGTCGTTGGATACTCTATGAATAAAGAATATCCAAGGCTTTATGGACTCTCGGTCAGATTTGTCTCCATCTTTGACCGAGCCATTATGATCCCCCACTGCTTGGACTCTTGCCTTTTAACCGGAGACGTAATGGGATGGGCCGCGACTGAACTGATCTCGGTGTACTGGGACTATCAGAACTGCATTTTGCTTGGTAAGTCGTGGCGGCAACCGATGGTGCTGGGCTCAGCTTTTCGGACGGTGGCGGTGGTGCTCGACTCGTGGGTCTTGGGTGAGGACAACATTAGCGAGGCTGGTTTGGTTCGGTCAGCTGGGCGAACAACCAACAACGATACTTGGCCAGGGAACCTACAAAAATATAGCGAACTGAGTGGGACAGGGAGCTCGGTCACGGTGGTGCAGCGACAGTGCTAGTCTCAGGAGGCGCCTCAGTATCGTCCCGGCTGGCTGCTTCGTCTGGTCGTGATGGAGCTAGAAGCAAGACATGAGGTAGGAGCATTGGTCGTCAGCAGCGACTCCACTGCCGGGGAGCAGCGACTCCACCGCTTGGATCAGAGAACAAGGCCGGCAGCTCGTAGAGTAGTGTCTGGTTTGTCACGGGTTTGCTGTGATCGTTGCAGCTGGTGTGGCCGGAAACCGTTGAAGGGAAACCTGGAACAGCAAACTGTTGTCGTGAAAGTGCTTGCTTGGACTCACAGACCTCAACTGATTGTCAAGGAGGGCTCAAGACCGAACAGAGCAGCAAGCAGGTTGCTGGGACTAGAGATGGCAGCTTCCTTGAATGATCGACAGTCGTCATTGACGCTAGCCGATGCTCGCACCGAATCGACAGTCGTGgctggggaggggaggggagaggaaaaagaaaaataaaaaaagaaaaggaaaataaaaaaagaaaaaggaaaaattgcaaaaaatagtaaatgacgaaaatgcctttcGGCCAGGCCCGTTTTTGAGACAAGgagggcactttaggcccttatttgaaataatgtcaacttcgagcccttatttgagaaaatgaatgcatttgggacccttatttgaaattttattaaatgAAGTGAGACAAGATTATACCTCACCTCCGTACAACTCAACTTTATGGTTGGCTAATCCTTTAATGAGATATCAGAACCTTTGCttttgaggtttttgtgttGGCATGTTATCTTTTAAAAGCCTCTTATACAAGCTTTCATATTCACATCTTATTGGCTTTCCCTAATCTGGTGAAAGTTTTCTGTTCTGTATGTTTTAATGCGGATAATAGTGGTTCTTTTATTTCTCAGTGCTCTTTTTCCCTTCCAACTTCTGTCATTCAGCTGTTTCAGTCATTTTCGGGGTACTTTTAATTTCTTggggttttggtttttttttgggttggggtTGGTTGGGGGTTTGGATAATGTCATACGTCCCAATCAAGCATcattatttgattttgattttgacactGCTGGACTGCCCCTCTCCTGAATGCTTGATTAGCACATCTCTGTTTAACATTCACTTCTAGAGCCTATTGCTTTCAGGTTGACTATGAGTTCAATGCAAGCTCCAAGACTCTGGAGATGTCTCGTCGCTATGATAAAGAACATTTCATGGCAAATCTTTCCTTGTTGTTGCGGTGGTCTCCATACTCAAATGAAGCAGATCTTGTCAAGCAAGCAAGTTCCTTCTCATTATCTTCCCCCTCCCAACTCTGcttgttatttattttctcttgatGAATTCTAACCCATCGATTGTAAGTACAAGTCTTGCATCTGTTATcttactttttctctcttattatttttctttatcatcttCCCAGATTTGATTTATCAAAGTCCTGATTGTCACACTTGTTGGCTTGAATATTCTGTTAAAGGGATAAAGACATCActagtgccataactttcgtagccataacctttttttttcacttgagtgccatggtttctaaaatactttcatttaAATGCAACAACTTTATCTtttacttgagtatcataacttttaaaaaatgtataCCCAAGTGTTggaaatctgatgtggcatGGCTAATGAacgtttttttaaaagttatggtactcgagtgatcgattgaaaagttatatggcacttaagtgatccggaaaaaaaaattatggcacttatgtGAGCTTCATacgaaagttatagcacttccgTTGTCATTTTCCCTCTGATAATATCCTGTGAGTGTTGCGTTGGGGGTCTGGTATACATGTGCGTAATGTGAAAGCAACGAATCCTGTTGACTTTGTGGAAGATCAAGATTATGATTGTACTTGCTGTGCTTATGGATTAGTAactttcatttccttcttttagtGCAGTccttattattttactaatgagCATCTGCAGTTTTTTCATATGATACATTGATGGTTAAGTAGCTCTAGTCTGGTTCATTAGCTTTCTGATTTGAACACTTCATCATGACTATTGCGACAAGTGCAATTCTGGAAAGGGTTAGCTGCTACTTGTCAAGTAGTCTGCTGACCTGGCTCTTGGGATTTAAGAGAGAAGTTGCTGGAGACATTCTTTTTCCTGATAATTCATGTGTAGCTCTTAAGTGACATTGTATAGTTGCTGGAATCATAGTTTGTTCAAGTCTAAAATAAGTCATTCCATTCTTTTTAATGGCAGTTTGATGGCATTGGATCTCATGGTACCAAAATCATCATTTATAATTTGTGGTTCACTGACGATGGGAAAATGGAGTTAGACTTTGAAGCCGATCCCCAGGTTTTAAGCTTCTATCCGTTGTTCTTCCTCATGCTATTCATTTTCATCTTATTCTCCATAAATTGACatcttttgaacttttaattgaaGGACATCCGTATTAGTGGAGATATTAGGAAAGTCGATACAGTTCCTGCCTGGAAATCAGTAAATGAGCAGCACATCGCTCATCAACTCCATTATTCTCTTCGTGTAAGTTGTGTTATTATAATCGCAGACATAAAATAAGTTTCAATTCATCTGTTttgaaaagtcttatctttgtGGTGCATCAGGTATACCTGTCCATTTTGTACTTGCGAATACCTGAAAGTTTTAAAATAGTTCTCCGTGGTCAGAATGTGAAGCACCATAATATTGCAGATGACCTCAAATATATCCAATACATATTATACAAACCTCAAACCGCTGGATCTGTGGAGGTTCGTTCGAATAttgatgtttcttttttattgtacTGTCCCAGTTGTTAGTGACGATTATTTAGTTTGACCTAGCGCAATCATATACTTGATTTTGTCTTGTCAAGTtggattttttcatatctttattgTTGTGGTTGTGTTTATTTTTTCAATGACAATTAAGGGCTTCATCAAGTAATATCAACCAACTCAAACAGAGCCTAAAGTGACGAATCAGGCTTGGTGGCGATGGTGATAGAATTATGTTAAATTTATGTTTATTGATGTTCATTGCTGACTTCTCCTGGATAAAATGCTATAAATCCCTGAAGGTGTACCTGAGTTCTATGATTTTACCCCCGTGATATAAGGGGATTATAATACCGACAGTATAGGGGATTATAATACCGACACCAGTAATTGGGAGTACGTCAACATAATGGAATAATCATAAATCGAAACTTTATTTGGCACTGAGAATTTATGTGGGTGGGTGGGTTGTTTTGCAGGGGGTTTCGTGTGAGGCGCGTGAAACAACATGGTAGAATATTTATCTGtcgaaactttttttcttttttttgcattgagaatctctctctctctcgcgcgcgcgtgCGCGCTTGAGTTGCGTCTAATAATGTTGAAGGATGTATTTACACTTGGATTGTTAGAAAATATGGACATGCTTGTCTGATTGGTGTCTCTTTATATGTGCTGCCTTAAAGTACAAATTGTGCTACGAGTACCTAATTTCTGTTCATGGGGTACTCATGCAGGGTAAGGTTGTAACTACCATAGGGTTTTTAAAAGACGCTCCGCAGGTGAACATCCACGGGTTCAATGTGTATTACAAGAATCGACTGATACTGGTAACAAAATCTTCTCTGATACTTTCAGCATTGGGAGTCTATTATTATCTTTTGATGCTTTATTGTCTAGATATGGATATCTGTAATATATAGTTTGATTTCATAAGTGGCTAGATGGTTCCATTTGTCGTTAGAGTATCAAGCAGTTGTTGAAAATGTCATTAGTTTCAAGTAGTCATTGACATGTCAATTGTTTAATGAGGTGGCAACTGCGGGAAGCCACTCTAAACAGTAAAAGATAGAAATTGAAACAAACTATTAACTGTTGGCAAAATGAATACTATCAACATTCTTTCTTCTGACTTTGTGAACTTGTATTCTCCTTTCAGCCATTTTGGAGGGTTGTGACCTATTCAGATAGCAGGGGTAGAGGTGTTGTTGGTGAGAAGCATCTTCGATCTTTTTTCACTGTGTGTTTTTTGATAAAGTGCCCTTCCTTCATCCTAATCCACATTGTTTTCGAAGGTGTTCTGGAAGCAAATTTTATTGAACCAACTCATAACAAGCAAGACTTTGAGAGAACTTCCCTTTTTCAGAAGCTGGAAGTTCGGTTGAAAGAAATGACATGGGAATACTGGTAGGCTACTTGTTATCCTGGTCACTTACTCTAATGGAAGTTGTGCTATAGAATTGGAACTTTCCATTTTATTTATGCAACATGTTGTCATTtctgcttgttttttttttttttcatctttctttgaTTGACATTCAGTGTTTTGGTTCCTGTGAGCGATATATGTCCCTTTGCTACTTTATGCCACAATTGGAGAATTGCTTAAAGAATGTCTTTCCTGACAACCTACCTCCCAAATAGGCTCAAGCAGTCTTTCTTTCTGTTTACACCTTGAGTTGCCAGCTATAGCAGTTTTGGTGCCCCTTTCCCAACCCTTTATATCTATGTCCATCTAAGTAGCTTTACATGCGCTCTTCAATACTTTGAAAATG
The genomic region above belongs to Rhodamnia argentea isolate NSW1041297 chromosome 6, ASM2092103v1, whole genome shotgun sequence and contains:
- the LOC115741485 gene encoding protein MICRORCHIDIA 6-like isoform X1; amino-acid sequence: MMPSEVFQKVQLQKPKSLLEGQESGGEKSSNALSTGHSGTSILDQAQSILDDTGFSSMSTICPAPLCRQFWKSGSYDNGDSTKISIQNGRNYLHVHPMFLHSNATSHKWAFGAIAELLDNAVDEIQNGATFVNIDKTLNPRDGSPALLIQDDGGGMDPEALRRCMSFGFSDKKEKSAIGQYGNGFKTSTMRLGADVIVFSSHMENRVLTRSIGLLSYTFLMQTGHDRIVVPMVDYEFNASSKTLEMSRRYDKEHFMANLSLLLRWSPYSNEADLVKQFDGIGSHGTKIIIYNLWFTDDGKMELDFEADPQDIRISGDIRKVDTVPAWKSVNEQHIAHQLHYSLRVYLSILYLRIPESFKIVLRGQNVKHHNIADDLKYIQYILYKPQTAGSVEGKVVTTIGFLKDAPQVNIHGFNVYYKNRLILPFWRVVTYSDSRGRGVVGVLEANFIEPTHNKQDFERTSLFQKLEVRLKEMTWEYWDYHCGLIGYQVKKKVRASVFAENSPRSVPHGGLEKPVLLGQNLPSRTSISEAFGEVLRDNSKQGSGLKRKAVELTETERANMQTMGGAGIDADWEVEEIQPINIPGNQLKDDEAANMVQEHKKLLAKCSEYEKSEKELRDKLAWLRSELGEAQLEYSRLLAEVLSLSSIKKENNASMSSQ
- the LOC115741485 gene encoding protein MICRORCHIDIA 6-like isoform X2 is translated as MMPSEVFQKVQLQKPKSLLEGQESGGEKSSNALSTGHSGTSILDQAQSILDDTGFSSMSTICPAPLCRQFWKSGSYDNGDSTKISIQNGRNYLHVHPMFLHSNATSHKWAFGAIAELLDNAVDEIQNGATFVNIDKTLNPRDGSPALLIQDDGGGMDPEALRRCMSFGFSDKKEKSAIGQYGNGFKTSTMRLGADVIVFSSHMENRVLTRSIGLLSYTFLMQTGHDRIVVPMVDYEFNASSKTLEMSRRYDKEHFMANLSLLLRWSPYSNEADLVKQFDGIGSHGTKIIIYNLWFTDDGKMELDFEADPQDIRISGDIRKVDTVPAWKSVNEQHIAHQLHYSLRVYLSILYLRIPESFKIVLRGQNVKHHNIADDLKYIQYILYKPQTAGSVEGKVVTTIGFLKDAPQVNIHGFNVYYKNRLILPFWRVVTYSDSRGRGVVGVLEANFIEPTHNKQDFERTSLFQKLEVRLKEMTWEYWDYHCGLIGYQVKKKVRASVFAENSPRSVPHGGLEKPVLLGQNLPSRTSISEAFGEDSMNKGSGLKRKAVELTETERANMQTMGGAGIDADWEVEEIQPINIPGNQLKDDEAANMVQEHKKLLAKCSEYEKSEKELRDKLAWLRSELGEAQLEYSRLLAEVLSLSSIKKENNASMSSQ